Proteins encoded in a region of the Pseudochaenichthys georgianus chromosome 20, fPseGeo1.2, whole genome shotgun sequence genome:
- the rnf32 gene encoding RING finger protein 32 isoform X3 produces MAMRKGLASKASNKLVITSAAFQDHITRSLLFPHFSPEDPLWKCKWKSTRKRVEVNGLQTPDQQEETEYVLDSAPPPLTLAQKLGLVASPAERLTEEDWTRVKMRSVHHGDSAQPCSICREEFHLHPQVLLSCSHVYHRACLRAFERLSGRKCCPMCRKDPYETRVIHDAAHLFRHQCATRIQACWRGRVARRRYRELRKSVCPKDKRLRRQFFEAKGQGAEVTRMFGDLTQVVISGLCSPVSFGSDNSRIFTEGLFRSGLRVSEAVVPSLSSQEKGTLPPSEPPLTEATEDRRPDGSTCL; encoded by the exons ATGGCAATGCGGAAG GGTTTGGCGTCTAAAGCGAGCAACAAGCTGGTGATCACCTCGGCTGCGTTCCAAGACCACATCACTCGCAGCCTGCTGTTTCCACATTTCTCCCCTGAAGACCCTTTGTGGAAGTGCAAATGGAAATCAACTCGAAAAAGAGTGGAAGTCAACGGCCTGCAGACCCCAGATCAGCAGGAGGAGACAGAATATGTGCTGGATTCGGCTCCACCGCCTTTAACCCTAG CTCAGAAGTTGGGTTTGGTGGCCTCCCCTGCAGAGAGGCTGACGGAGGAGGACTGGACTCGGGTCAAAATGAGATCTGTTCATCACGGAGACTCGGCTCAACCCTGTTCAATCTGCAGGGAGGAGTTTCACCTCCATCCTCAG GTGTTGCTGTCCTGTTCGCATGTTTACCATCGAGCGTGTCTGCGGGCCTTCGAGAGGCTGTCTGGGAGGAAGTGCTGCCCGATGTGCAGAAAAGATCCGTACGAAACCCGAGTGATCCACGACGCAGCGCACCTGTTCAGACACCAGTGCGCCACCAG GATTCAAGCATGCTGGCGGGGCCGTGTTGCCCGAAGACGTTACAGAGAGTTGAGGAAATCCGTCTGTCCAAAAGACAAGCGGCTGCGACGACAATTCTTCGAAGCAAAG gGACAGGGTGCAGAGGTGACCAGGATGTTTGGCGACCTGACGCAGGTCGTCATCTCAGGCCTTTGTTCTCCCGTCTCGTTTGGAAGCGATAACTCACGCATATTTACGGAGGGATTATTCAGAAGTGGACTCAGGGTCTCTgaggcggtggtgccttcactgaGCTCTCAGGAAAAGGGAACATTGCCACCTAGTGAACCTCCCCTAACCGAGGCCACGGAGGACCGGAGACCAGACGGGTCAACATGTCTTTAA